From the Bdellovibrio reynosensis genome, one window contains:
- the glmS gene encoding glutamine--fructose-6-phosphate transaminase (isomerizing) → MCGIVGYLGPQNPKDIIISGLKKLEYRGYDSAGVAILDNGKTKRVRAQGKLKALEEKLVNEKFDGHIGIGHTRWATHGKPSERNAHPHQVRGINLVHNGIIENYLDIREELLAQGAEITSDTDSELVAHLIANEVEVTKDLFKAVEKTLNKLRGAFSILVMWEQEPDRLVAFKDGPPLVVGLGEKEVFVASDVQALIQYTKKFVYLEDREVASIRGADVQFFSANGFPIQKKVVELNWNPEMVEKQGYTHYMLKEIYEQPRAVAAAIEPHVNPEFFSVALKNIGFGQSVQKLEELDSKADWEKTKEVLKNIDRVFIIACGTSNYAGMVGKYLIEQLAKVPVEVDIASEFRYRNPVIPPKSLVMTISQSGETADTLAAIRMAKEMGATTLSICNVRNSTIDREADGHLYMNSGPEIGVASTKAFTSTMAVLNCFAIGFARLRGTMDEATEKELVKSLLAVPSQMEGVLAYDKYFEEAASKLKLFRGFLYMGRGSSFPIAMEGALKLKELAYMHAEGYAAGEMKHGPLALIDERMAIVMVAPTDHLYEKTISNLEEARARGGKVISIGTGDNEKLRAISEHYLAIPKAHWTTNSILTVIPLQLMSYHLACNLGYDVDQPRNLAKSVTVE, encoded by the coding sequence ATGTGCGGAATCGTAGGTTACTTAGGTCCACAAAATCCTAAAGACATTATTATCAGCGGTCTAAAAAAACTTGAATACCGCGGTTATGACAGCGCCGGTGTTGCGATTTTAGATAATGGCAAAACTAAACGCGTGCGCGCTCAAGGGAAATTAAAAGCTCTTGAAGAAAAACTGGTCAATGAAAAATTCGATGGTCACATCGGTATCGGTCACACTCGTTGGGCGACCCACGGTAAGCCGTCAGAACGTAATGCCCATCCTCACCAAGTTCGCGGCATCAACCTAGTTCATAACGGTATCATCGAAAACTACCTTGATATCCGTGAAGAGCTATTGGCTCAAGGTGCAGAAATCACTTCTGACACTGACTCTGAGTTGGTGGCGCACTTGATCGCTAACGAAGTGGAAGTAACAAAAGACCTTTTCAAAGCGGTTGAAAAAACGTTGAACAAACTTCGTGGTGCGTTTTCTATCCTTGTGATGTGGGAACAAGAACCAGATCGTTTGGTTGCATTCAAAGACGGTCCACCTCTAGTTGTGGGTCTTGGCGAAAAAGAAGTTTTCGTAGCTAGCGACGTGCAAGCTCTTATCCAGTACACGAAGAAATTCGTTTACCTTGAAGACCGCGAAGTGGCTTCCATCCGTGGTGCTGACGTTCAGTTCTTTTCTGCTAACGGTTTTCCAATTCAGAAAAAAGTTGTGGAGCTTAACTGGAATCCAGAAATGGTTGAAAAGCAGGGCTACACTCACTACATGCTTAAAGAAATTTACGAACAACCGCGTGCCGTAGCGGCAGCGATTGAGCCTCACGTAAATCCGGAGTTCTTTAGCGTTGCCTTAAAAAATATCGGCTTTGGTCAGTCAGTGCAAAAGTTAGAAGAACTTGATAGCAAAGCGGATTGGGAAAAAACCAAAGAAGTTTTAAAAAACATCGATCGCGTATTTATCATCGCTTGCGGAACTTCAAACTACGCAGGAATGGTTGGTAAATATTTGATCGAACAACTTGCAAAAGTTCCTGTTGAAGTGGATATCGCAAGTGAATTCCGTTACCGCAACCCAGTGATCCCACCAAAAAGCTTGGTGATGACGATTTCTCAAAGCGGTGAGACAGCGGATACTTTAGCTGCGATTCGTATGGCTAAAGAAATGGGCGCAACAACTCTAAGCATCTGTAACGTGCGCAATTCTACCATCGATCGTGAGGCTGATGGACACTTGTACATGAACTCAGGTCCAGAGATCGGTGTAGCTTCAACAAAAGCATTCACTAGCACCATGGCGGTTCTAAATTGTTTCGCTATCGGTTTTGCGCGTCTGCGTGGAACAATGGATGAAGCAACAGAAAAAGAATTAGTTAAATCTCTTTTAGCAGTTCCATCCCAAATGGAAGGTGTCCTTGCTTACGATAAATACTTTGAAGAAGCAGCATCGAAGCTAAAACTTTTCCGCGGCTTCTTGTACATGGGTCGTGGTTCAAGCTTCCCAATCGCAATGGAAGGCGCTTTGAAATTAAAAGAGCTAGCTTACATGCACGCCGAAGGCTACGCAGCCGGCGAAATGAAGCACGGTCCTTTGGCGTTGATCGATGAGCGCATGGCAATCGTCATGGTGGCTCCAACAGATCACCTATATGAAAAAACCATCAGTAACTTGGAAGAAGCCCGCGCCCGCGGCGGTAAAGTGATCTCAATTGGTACTGGCGATAATGAAAAACTTCGCGCGATCAGTGAGCACTACTTGGCAATTCCGAAAGCGCACTGGACAACGAATTCAATTCTGACAGTGATCCCATTGCAGTTGATGTCTTACCATCTTGCATGCAACCTAGGTTACGACGTGGATCAGCCAAGAAATTTGGCGAAGTCAGTAACGGTAGAATAA